From Arcticibacter tournemirensis, one genomic window encodes:
- a CDS encoding RNA polymerase sigma factor — translation MEKTQFNHLLTSQSRYLAPQALKFTRDADDAKDLIQDTLLRAILNSDKFREGTNLKGWLYTIMRNLFVNNYRKRGFHTCPIDVEEAIQLHVENMGESNMRVEGIKTSLNHLPRQYYQPFSMYLDGYKYHEITERLLVPLGTIKNRIHIARKILKQTIS, via the coding sequence ATGGAAAAGACGCAATTTAATCATCTGTTGACCAGTCAAAGCAGGTATCTGGCGCCGCAGGCCCTTAAATTTACCAGAGATGCCGATGATGCTAAAGATCTGATTCAGGATACGTTATTGAGGGCTATTCTTAACTCTGATAAATTTCGTGAAGGGACTAATCTCAAAGGTTGGTTATACACTATAATGCGCAACCTTTTTGTAAACAATTACAGAAAGCGTGGTTTTCATACCTGTCCCATAGATGTTGAAGAAGCTATCCAGCTTCACGTTGAGAATATGGGTGAATCAAATATGAGGGTCGAAGGCATTAAAACAAGCTTAAATCATCTTCCGCGTCAGTATTATCAGCCGTTTTCGATGTATCTTGATGGATATAAGTATCATGAGATCACAGAACGCCTGCTGGTGCCGCTAGGAACAATAAAAAACCGTATCCATATTGCCAGAAAAATTCTGAAGCAAACCATATCATAA
- a CDS encoding cbb3-type cytochrome c oxidase N-terminal domain-containing protein, protein MKRLSYLLFLLLPGASVFAQEQAPATTSASSGNIMMDIVIVVFIIAALVLLGVSVVLLNTFKTLSKELLNPTRIEVKEPERRMEYAEWAALKAGKPGIWSKLLGLKPIEEEKDIMLEHEFDGIAELDNPTPAWFMWLFYASIFFAGAYLLNYHVFNWGKLQDEEYVAEMEAAKVAKETYLAKAANLIDENSVKENLDGSVVSAGKAIFNTNCVACHGDKGQGIVGPNLTDDFWIHGGKINNVFKTIKYGVPEKGMISWEKTLTPKQISEVSNYIISLKGTNPPGAKEPQGQKES, encoded by the coding sequence ATGAAAAGACTATCATACCTGTTGTTTTTACTTCTTCCTGGTGCCAGCGTATTTGCACAGGAGCAAGCTCCCGCAACTACTTCAGCATCATCTGGGAATATTATGATGGACATAGTCATTGTTGTCTTTATTATAGCTGCTCTTGTACTGTTGGGCGTGTCCGTCGTATTACTAAATACTTTCAAGACGCTTTCAAAGGAATTGCTGAATCCTACAAGGATTGAGGTTAAAGAGCCCGAGAGAAGGATGGAGTATGCCGAATGGGCTGCATTGAAAGCCGGTAAACCTGGTATCTGGTCGAAACTGCTTGGTCTTAAGCCGATTGAAGAAGAAAAGGATATCATGCTTGAGCATGAATTTGATGGCATCGCCGAATTGGATAACCCTACTCCTGCGTGGTTTATGTGGCTGTTCTATGCTTCGATTTTCTTCGCTGGCGCATACCTGTTAAACTATCATGTATTTAACTGGGGTAAGTTGCAGGACGAAGAATATGTTGCGGAGATGGAAGCTGCAAAAGTTGCCAAAGAAACTTATCTCGCAAAGGCAGCTAACCTGATTGATGAGAATTCGGTAAAAGAGAATCTTGACGGAAGTGTTGTATCGGCAGGAAAGGCGATTTTTAATACGAACTGTGTAGCTTGTCACGGTGATAAGGGCCAGGGTATAGTTGGGCCTAACCTGACAGATGACTTCTGGATCCATGGCGGCAAGATCAATAATGTTTTTAAGACGATAAAATACGGGGTTCCGGAGAAGGGAATGATCTCCTGGGAGAAAACATTGACGCCGAAACAGATATCGGAGGTCTCTAACTATATTATTTCTTTGAAAGGTACTAATCCTCCGGGGGCGAAAGAGCCTCAGGGCCAAAAGGAGTCATAG
- a CDS encoding heavy metal translocating P-type ATPase — MKSSSTSTDTLCFHCGNDISGPIYTADDKQFCCAGCKGVYQVLSNNNLCNYYHYNQTPGQTKKEVEQHYEFLNEPKIFSQLVDYTDQNITLITFYIPAIHCSSCLWLLEHLHKLNGGVMQSRVDFLKKQVAITFNHQEISLKDLVELLASIGYEPLISLQDIVKEKKDTVNRDLVRKIAVAGFCMGNVMLFSFPEYLGLSSLEHQFQSLFGWLNLAFAIVITFYCCRDFFMSAWGSIKNKVINLDTPLALIVAVLFLRSAFEIITQTGPGFTDTLSGLAFLLLMGRWVKQRTYNHISFNRDYRSYFPVAVTVIKDGEEKPVPIADLNIGDRILIRNNEIIPADSILMKGEGYFDFSFVTGESQPVSKVLGEIIYAGGRQIGEALEMEIVKPVSQSYLTRLWNNEAFKGTDSKIKNFNDTIAQYFSAAVLFVAFAAAGSWWVLGDTTKAWDAFSAVLIVACPCVLALSTPLTLSTVLGLFDKNNFYLKNTDVVEQLARIDTLVFDKTGTITCPNVVNLTFTGRLSTKEEEVIASAARNSSHPLSREIVKWLSVKEVRPVFEYREIAGKGIVAIVDHQEVQLGSRSFISDDKDAADSSSSVHISINGTYKGFFKVKQQWRAELKGLIDALKPQFRMHLISGDTFSERKSLDAIFPPYVPMYFKQSPHDKLNYVKRLQSAGNKVMMLGDGLNDAGALRQSDLGVAVTDNINNFTPGSDAILKGEALAKLPYFIRHAKSAVRIIEYSFVIASVYNLIGVYFAVQGKLSPLTAAVLMPLSTITIIIFTNLTNRYFAKRNKLR, encoded by the coding sequence ATGAAATCTTCATCGACATCTACTGATACTTTATGCTTTCATTGCGGAAACGACATATCGGGGCCGATATATACAGCTGATGATAAACAATTTTGTTGTGCCGGATGTAAAGGAGTTTACCAGGTGCTGAGCAATAATAACCTTTGCAATTACTATCATTATAATCAAACGCCCGGCCAGACGAAGAAAGAGGTAGAGCAGCATTATGAGTTTTTAAACGAGCCTAAAATATTCTCCCAGCTCGTAGATTATACCGACCAGAACATCACTCTGATAACTTTTTATATTCCGGCTATCCATTGCAGTTCATGCCTGTGGTTGCTTGAACATCTGCATAAACTAAACGGTGGTGTAATGCAGTCAAGGGTCGACTTTTTGAAAAAGCAGGTTGCTATTACGTTTAATCATCAAGAGATATCTCTGAAAGATTTGGTAGAACTTCTTGCTTCAATAGGGTATGAACCTCTGATAAGTCTGCAGGACATTGTTAAAGAGAAGAAAGATACGGTTAACCGGGATCTCGTCAGGAAAATTGCAGTGGCGGGGTTTTGCATGGGAAATGTAATGTTATTCAGTTTTCCCGAATATCTTGGGCTGTCGTCACTAGAGCATCAGTTTCAGTCGCTTTTTGGATGGCTGAATCTTGCATTTGCCATTGTGATTACTTTTTACTGCTGCCGGGACTTTTTTATGTCAGCCTGGGGTAGTATAAAAAACAAGGTCATCAATCTTGATACGCCTCTTGCCCTGATTGTTGCAGTACTTTTTCTACGTTCTGCTTTTGAAATAATTACTCAGACAGGCCCGGGATTTACAGATACTTTAAGTGGGCTGGCTTTTCTTCTTTTAATGGGCCGTTGGGTAAAACAGAGGACTTATAATCATATTTCCTTTAACCGCGACTACCGCTCGTATTTTCCTGTTGCTGTTACTGTTATTAAAGATGGAGAGGAGAAACCAGTTCCAATTGCAGACCTTAATATAGGAGATCGGATCCTGATCAGGAATAACGAAATAATTCCGGCTGATTCCATCCTGATGAAGGGTGAGGGATATTTTGACTTTAGTTTTGTTACCGGCGAATCTCAGCCAGTGAGTAAAGTGCTGGGAGAGATAATTTATGCCGGCGGAAGACAGATAGGTGAAGCTCTGGAAATGGAGATTGTAAAGCCTGTGTCTCAGAGTTATCTGACGAGATTGTGGAATAACGAGGCGTTTAAGGGGACGGATAGCAAGATCAAGAATTTCAATGACACTATTGCTCAATACTTCAGCGCTGCAGTGCTGTTCGTAGCCTTTGCTGCCGCTGGTTCGTGGTGGGTGCTGGGCGACACAACTAAGGCATGGGATGCTTTCTCGGCTGTTCTGATTGTAGCCTGCCCTTGCGTACTTGCTTTAAGTACCCCGCTGACATTGTCTACTGTTCTGGGGCTTTTTGATAAGAATAATTTTTATCTTAAAAATACAGACGTTGTAGAGCAACTTGCCCGGATCGATACACTCGTTTTTGATAAAACGGGTACTATAACCTGTCCTAATGTTGTCAATCTTACATTTACAGGCCGGTTAAGTACAAAGGAAGAAGAAGTTATCGCTTCTGCTGCCAGGAATTCATCCCACCCGCTTAGCAGGGAAATTGTAAAATGGCTGAGTGTTAAAGAGGTTCGCCCTGTATTTGAATACCGGGAGATTGCCGGTAAAGGTATTGTGGCGATAGTTGATCATCAGGAAGTTCAGTTAGGAAGCCGCTCTTTTATTTCTGATGATAAAGACGCTGCCGACAGTTCATCGAGCGTTCATATTAGTATCAACGGCACCTATAAAGGCTTTTTTAAGGTTAAGCAGCAATGGCGGGCTGAGTTAAAAGGATTGATTGACGCCTTAAAGCCGCAGTTCAGAATGCATCTTATTTCAGGAGATACTTTTTCGGAAAGGAAAAGCCTTGATGCTATCTTTCCCCCTTATGTTCCGATGTACTTTAAACAAAGTCCTCATGATAAACTGAATTATGTTAAAAGGTTACAGAGTGCAGGAAATAAGGTTATGATGCTGGGGGACGGTTTAAACGATGCCGGGGCATTAAGGCAAAGTGATCTTGGCGTGGCTGTAACAGATAATATCAATAATTTTACACCCGGAAGTGATGCGATACTAAAAGGAGAGGCTCTTGCTAAACTGCCCTATTTTATCAGGCATGCAAAAAGTGCTGTGCGAATAATAGAGTATAGTTTTGTTATTGCTTCTGTGTACAATCTGATCGGTGTTTACTTTGCTGTGCAGGGTAAGCTCTCGCCCCTCACCGCCGCAGTTTTAATGCCGCTAAGTACAATCACTATTATTATCTTTACGAATCTGACGAACCGCTATTTTGCTAAGAGGAACAAACTGAGATGA
- the glgX gene encoding glycogen debranching protein GlgX, which translates to MNTTVYPGTPYPLGATWDGEGVNFALYAENAEGVDLCLFNTTEDPVENVKIRMRERSHHVWHVYVPEIKPGQLYGYRVYGPYEPENGHRFNPNKLLIDPYAKAIAGTIQWHKSLYGYELGHPDADLSFSDEDSAPYIPKSAVIDPNFDWEDDKAPNIPYHKSIIYETHVKGFTQLHPDIPEEIRGTYAALAHPVTIKYLLDLGVTAVELMPVHHFVRDSYLAEKDLTNYWGYNTIGFFAPDVRYSSSGVLGDQVKEFKAMVKELHKAGIEVILDVVYNHTAEGNQLGPTLSFKGIDNASYYRLTEDNKRYYMDYTGTGNTLNAQMPDVLRLIMDSLRYWILDMHVDGFRFDLASTLARELHEVDRLGSFFDIIHQDPTISQVKLIAEPWDIGEGGYQVGKFPPGWAEWNGKYRDCLRDYWRGADSMLAEFAERFTGSSDLYKDDYRSPTASINFITAHDGFTLHDLVSYNEKHNEANGEDNNDGESHNRSWNCGAEGPTDDPLIIELRNRQKRNFLTSLFLSQGVPMLVAGDEISRTQNGNNNAYCQDNETSWLNWPEADKELLDFTRKLIHLRKKHPAFRRRRWFTGQRIKGIGLEDIAWFLPNGTEMPDENWNHDFAKSLGVFLNGKGIKAVGPKGEQIYDDSFYVIFNAHYEPLSFVLPPEKYGNLWIKVLDTSENSIKEEGDKFKPLDSIKVESRSVVLLKQPLKK; encoded by the coding sequence ATGAATACAACTGTATACCCTGGAACTCCTTATCCTTTGGGCGCTACCTGGGATGGTGAAGGAGTAAACTTCGCTTTATATGCTGAGAATGCAGAAGGAGTAGACCTCTGCCTTTTCAATACAACAGAAGATCCCGTTGAAAACGTTAAAATAAGAATGAGAGAAAGATCTCATCATGTATGGCACGTATACGTTCCTGAAATTAAACCCGGGCAACTTTATGGCTATAGGGTCTACGGCCCCTACGAACCGGAAAACGGACATCGCTTTAATCCGAATAAACTGCTGATTGATCCTTACGCGAAAGCTATTGCAGGAACAATTCAATGGCATAAATCGCTCTATGGTTACGAACTTGGCCATCCCGATGCCGATTTAAGCTTTAGCGACGAAGACAGTGCGCCATATATACCTAAATCAGCTGTGATTGATCCTAACTTCGACTGGGAAGATGACAAGGCACCCAACATTCCGTACCATAAATCGATTATTTATGAAACCCATGTAAAGGGATTCACGCAATTACACCCGGATATCCCCGAAGAGATCCGCGGTACTTATGCCGCGCTTGCACATCCGGTAACCATCAAATATCTGCTGGACCTCGGGGTCACCGCCGTAGAACTTATGCCCGTCCATCATTTCGTAAGAGACTCCTATCTTGCAGAAAAAGACCTTACGAACTACTGGGGATATAACACTATCGGTTTCTTTGCGCCCGATGTACGCTACTCCAGCAGCGGAGTTTTAGGCGACCAGGTAAAGGAGTTCAAAGCGATGGTAAAAGAACTTCATAAAGCCGGAATAGAAGTTATTCTCGACGTTGTGTATAATCATACTGCCGAAGGCAATCAACTGGGACCAACGCTGTCGTTCAAAGGAATTGACAATGCTTCATATTACAGGTTAACAGAAGACAACAAACGGTACTACATGGACTATACTGGTACCGGAAACACGCTAAACGCCCAGATGCCCGATGTTTTGAGACTCATCATGGATAGTTTGCGATATTGGATACTCGACATGCATGTCGACGGATTTCGTTTCGACCTTGCTTCTACCCTGGCGCGCGAACTTCATGAGGTCGACAGGCTGGGATCTTTTTTCGACATCATCCATCAGGATCCCACAATCTCCCAGGTAAAATTGATCGCAGAACCATGGGATATCGGTGAAGGAGGCTATCAGGTAGGAAAATTCCCACCGGGATGGGCAGAATGGAACGGAAAATACAGAGATTGCCTTCGCGACTACTGGCGTGGTGCTGACAGCATGCTTGCAGAATTTGCTGAACGGTTCACAGGTAGTTCCGACCTCTATAAAGACGACTACAGAAGTCCCACTGCCAGCATTAACTTTATTACAGCCCATGATGGCTTTACCCTGCACGACCTAGTCTCATATAACGAAAAACACAACGAAGCAAACGGTGAAGATAACAATGACGGTGAAAGTCACAACCGGTCCTGGAACTGCGGTGCCGAAGGACCTACAGACGACCCGTTGATAATTGAACTCAGGAACCGCCAGAAACGGAACTTCCTTACATCGCTCTTTCTTTCTCAAGGTGTACCTATGCTCGTTGCCGGCGATGAAATAAGTCGCACACAGAACGGCAATAACAACGCATACTGTCAGGACAACGAAACATCATGGCTAAACTGGCCCGAAGCAGATAAAGAGCTGCTTGATTTTACCAGAAAACTCATTCATCTCCGGAAGAAACATCCTGCGTTCCGGCGCCGGCGCTGGTTCACCGGGCAAAGGATCAAGGGAATAGGCCTGGAAGATATAGCCTGGTTTTTACCAAACGGTACTGAAATGCCCGACGAAAACTGGAATCACGATTTTGCTAAATCGCTTGGCGTATTCCTCAATGGAAAAGGGATCAAAGCAGTCGGTCCAAAGGGAGAACAGATATACGACGACAGCTTCTATGTGATCTTCAATGCGCATTACGAACCGCTCAGCTTTGTGCTTCCTCCCGAGAAATATGGAAATCTCTGGATAAAGGTACTTGACACAAGCGAAAACTCCATAAAGGAAGAGGGAGATAAATTCAAGCCACTTGATTCAATAAAAGTTGAAAGCAGGTCGGTAGTGCTTCTTAAGCAACCTTTGAAAAAGTAA
- a CDS encoding FixH family protein: MNWGTKLVIAMALFMAFIIALSTKMILSDKDDLVDKDYYEKGLNYDLDYQRKQNMENDKAEPRIELEPKSMKVVFVQPATGTVTFAHSKDRRLDRKFTINTGNSSEAVISLIDIEHGSWHLTFEWKSGDKMYMFKKEVFIQ; this comes from the coding sequence ATGAACTGGGGAACCAAGCTGGTCATTGCCATGGCGTTGTTTATGGCCTTTATTATAGCACTAAGTACGAAGATGATTCTTAGCGACAAGGATGACCTTGTGGATAAAGATTACTATGAAAAGGGGCTGAACTACGATCTTGACTATCAGCGCAAGCAAAATATGGAAAACGATAAGGCTGAACCTAGAATAGAGCTTGAGCCTAAAAGCATGAAGGTAGTTTTTGTTCAGCCGGCCACAGGGACTGTTACATTTGCACACTCCAAAGACCGGAGACTGGATAGAAAATTTACCATCAATACCGGAAACTCCTCCGAAGCCGTTATTTCGCTGATTGATATAGAACACGGTTCGTGGCATCTGACTTTCGAATGGAAAAGCGGAGATAAGATGTATATGTTCAAAAAAGAAGTATTTATACAATGA
- the ccoG gene encoding cytochrome c oxidase accessory protein CcoG, producing MGEVTTSFRDHITTVTEDGKKRKWIYPKLIKGKLYRYRNYFGWALLALLFSGPFIKVNGEQLILFNIIERKFAFFGVIFSPHDFYLFVLGMLIFVVFIVLFTVVFGRVWCGWACPQTIFMEIVFRRIERWIEGNAQQQKKLDESPLSLEKLGKKTLKHSIFIFISFLISNIFLAYIIGSDSLITIISEPVSQHVAGFISICLFTAVFYLVFARMRELVCIVACPYGRLQGVLLDNHSMIVAYDYKRGEPRGKRKRNSPLFDPASQVATGDCVDCDLCVQVCPTGIDIRNGTQLECINCTLCIDACDMVMKKINRPQRLIGFMSEDQITSRNTFKPGKRLYSYAAVLLVMISVLAVLLVRRTDIETTVLRAGGTIYQLRDDGTVSNLYNAEFVNNTNQPIAFQIKPAEDGTRIQFIRQENRVEKGASTKMTFFVIRPQKAIKAYKSDIELDVISEGVLLDKIETTFIAPPNF from the coding sequence ATGGGAGAAGTTACAACATCGTTTAGGGATCACATTACTACCGTTACGGAAGATGGGAAAAAGCGTAAGTGGATCTATCCGAAGCTGATTAAGGGAAAATTATACAGATACAGGAATTATTTTGGGTGGGCTCTTCTTGCACTGCTCTTTTCCGGGCCTTTCATTAAGGTAAACGGAGAGCAGCTTATCTTATTTAACATAATCGAACGCAAGTTTGCGTTCTTTGGAGTGATTTTCTCCCCGCACGACTTTTATTTGTTTGTGCTCGGAATGCTCATCTTCGTAGTCTTCATTGTGTTATTCACTGTTGTATTCGGCCGGGTTTGGTGCGGATGGGCATGTCCACAGACGATCTTCATGGAAATAGTATTCAGGAGGATTGAGAGATGGATAGAAGGAAACGCGCAACAGCAAAAGAAGCTCGATGAATCGCCGCTTTCATTAGAGAAATTGGGTAAAAAGACTCTTAAACATTCAATATTTATTTTTATCTCCTTTTTAATTTCCAATATATTCCTAGCTTACATAATAGGTTCGGATTCACTTATTACAATTATAAGTGAGCCGGTGAGTCAACATGTTGCCGGATTTATATCCATCTGCCTGTTTACTGCAGTGTTTTACCTTGTATTTGCAAGAATGAGGGAACTGGTGTGCATTGTTGCATGTCCCTACGGTCGTTTGCAGGGAGTTCTGCTCGATAATCATTCAATGATAGTTGCTTATGATTATAAACGAGGAGAGCCAAGAGGAAAAAGGAAACGGAATAGTCCTCTTTTTGATCCTGCATCGCAGGTCGCTACCGGAGATTGTGTCGATTGCGATTTATGTGTTCAGGTTTGTCCAACCGGGATAGATATCCGCAACGGAACGCAACTCGAGTGTATAAACTGTACTCTTTGCATAGACGCGTGCGACATGGTGATGAAGAAGATCAACAGGCCCCAGCGTCTTATTGGATTTATGTCTGAGGATCAAATCACCAGTCGTAATACGTTCAAGCCAGGTAAAAGATTGTACTCTTATGCCGCTGTATTACTGGTGATGATATCGGTGCTCGCTGTGTTGCTAGTGAGGCGTACGGATATTGAGACGACAGTTCTGCGTGCCGGAGGTACTATCTACCAGCTTAGAGATGATGGCACTGTAAGCAACCTGTACAATGCTGAATTCGTAAATAATACAAATCAACCTATAGCGTTTCAGATAAAGCCTGCCGAAGACGGAACCAGAATTCAGTTTATACGGCAGGAGAATAGGGTAGAGAAGGGAGCCAGCACTAAGATGACATTCTTTGTTATTCGTCCTCAAAAAGCAATAAAAGCATATAAATCTGATATTGAATTGGATGTAATATCAGAAGGCGTGCTGCTTGATAAAATTGAGACTACCTTTATTGCACCTCCTAATTTTTAA
- the ccoN gene encoding cytochrome-c oxidase, cbb3-type subunit I yields the protein MQLEKFNYDNKIVRNFGIATIIWGIVGMTVGLLIAMQLFKPALNMGSQYSTFGRIRPLHTNAVIFAFVGNGIFMGVYYSLQRLLKARMFSDILSKIHFWGWQLIIVAAAITLPLGLTTSHEYAELEWPIDIAITLIWVVFGINMFGTIIKRRERHMYVAIWFYIATFVTVAVLHIVNSFQLPISSFKSYYLYAGVQDALVQWWYGHNAVAFFLTTPYLGMMYYFLPKMANRPVYSYKLSILHFWSLIFIYIWAGPHHLLYSSLPSWAQSLGVVFSIMLIAPSWGGMINGLLTLRGAWDKVREDAKLKFMVVGLTAYGMATFEGPMLSLKQINGIAHFTDWIVSHVHVGALGWNGFLTFAILYWLIPRIYQTSLHSKKAANFHFWIGTLGILFYAIPMYWSGFTQGLMWKEFTPEGMLKYPNFLETTLNIIPMHVFRAIGGAMYLTGVIVMTWNLWKTMAQGKLLGNEAAEAMPLTPAFVPHASEKAWHRVLERRPMQFLVLSLIVILIGGLIEMVPTFMVSSNIPTISSVKPYTPLELQGRDLYIREGCVNCHSQMVRPFRSETERYGDYSKAGEFVYDHPFLWGSKRTGPDLHRVGGKYSDAWHFNHMFDPTTMSPGSIMPPYPWLIEQQLDTTTTSSKISAMRKLGVPYEADYEYVANRDLSKQAETIAAALSKDNIKVKSDREIVAIIAYLQRLGTDIKANKTASK from the coding sequence ATGCAGCTTGAGAAATTTAATTATGACAACAAGATTGTCAGAAACTTCGGTATCGCTACGATAATTTGGGGCATCGTCGGGATGACTGTAGGGCTTTTGATCGCCATGCAGTTATTTAAACCGGCACTAAACATGGGCTCCCAATACTCGACATTCGGGAGGATACGACCTTTGCACACCAACGCGGTAATATTTGCTTTTGTTGGTAATGGTATTTTTATGGGGGTATACTACTCTCTCCAGCGTTTGTTGAAAGCCCGTATGTTCAGCGACATCCTGAGCAAAATTCATTTCTGGGGGTGGCAGCTTATTATCGTGGCTGCAGCAATTACTCTTCCTTTAGGATTGACTACCTCTCACGAGTATGCAGAGCTGGAATGGCCCATTGATATAGCTATTACACTCATTTGGGTGGTGTTCGGCATTAATATGTTTGGTACTATCATCAAAAGACGCGAACGTCATATGTACGTGGCTATTTGGTTTTATATAGCCACATTTGTGACAGTAGCGGTGCTTCATATTGTCAACTCGTTCCAATTGCCTATTTCGTCGTTCAAAAGTTACTATCTGTATGCAGGTGTGCAGGACGCACTTGTGCAATGGTGGTATGGGCATAATGCAGTTGCATTCTTTTTAACAACTCCGTATCTGGGAATGATGTATTACTTCCTTCCGAAGATGGCCAATCGTCCGGTATATTCTTATAAGTTAAGTATCCTTCACTTTTGGTCGCTGATATTTATATATATATGGGCAGGCCCGCATCACCTGTTGTATTCCTCTCTGCCTTCATGGGCACAGTCGCTTGGAGTGGTCTTTTCTATCATGCTTATCGCTCCGAGCTGGGGAGGTATGATTAACGGACTGCTTACATTGCGTGGAGCATGGGATAAAGTGCGTGAGGACGCCAAGCTGAAGTTCATGGTTGTGGGCTTAACAGCTTACGGTATGGCGACTTTCGAAGGTCCGATGCTTTCCTTGAAACAAATTAACGGGATCGCTCACTTTACAGACTGGATTGTTTCGCATGTTCACGTTGGCGCGCTTGGATGGAATGGCTTCCTTACGTTCGCTATTTTATACTGGCTGATACCTCGCATTTATCAAACTTCATTACATTCTAAAAAAGCCGCCAATTTCCATTTCTGGATAGGCACTCTCGGTATCTTGTTCTATGCAATACCAATGTACTGGTCGGGCTTCACCCAGGGATTGATGTGGAAGGAATTCACGCCAGAAGGGATGCTTAAATACCCGAACTTCCTGGAAACGACACTTAATATTATTCCAATGCATGTGTTCCGTGCCATAGGCGGTGCAATGTACCTCACGGGAGTGATTGTGATGACATGGAATCTCTGGAAGACGATGGCCCAGGGTAAACTGCTTGGCAACGAAGCTGCAGAAGCCATGCCTCTTACTCCGGCTTTTGTTCCTCACGCTTCGGAAAAGGCATGGCACCGTGTGCTTGAGCGTCGCCCGATGCAGTTTCTTGTTCTCTCGTTAATTGTTATCCTGATAGGAGGACTGATAGAGATGGTGCCAACCTTTATGGTGTCGTCCAATATTCCTACTATCTCAAGTGTAAAACCCTATACTCCCCTTGAGCTCCAGGGGCGGGATCTTTATATCAGAGAGGGCTGTGTAAATTGCCACTCTCAGATGGTGCGGCCATTCAGGTCGGAGACCGAGCGTTACGGCGACTACAGCAAAGCAGGTGAATTTGTATACGATCATCCATTCTTATGGGGCTCGAAGCGTACTGGTCCGGATTTGCACAGGGTTGGCGGAAAGTACTCGGATGCATGGCACTTCAATCATATGTTTGATCCTACAACCATGTCTCCGGGCAGTATCATGCCTCCTTACCCCTGGTTGATCGAACAACAGCTTGATACTACGACTACTTCTTCAAAGATTTCAGCGATGCGAAAGCTAGGAGTTCCATACGAAGCCGACTATGAATATGTAGCTAACCGTGATTTAAGTAAACAGGCTGAAACTATAGCAGCTGCTTTATCTAAAGACAATATTAAGGTTAAGAGCGATAGAGAGATTGTGGCAATTATCGCATACCTGCAGCGTCTGGGAACAGATATTAAGGCAAATAAAACTGCCAGCAAATAA
- the ccoS gene encoding cbb3-type cytochrome oxidase assembly protein CcoS gives MNILYFLIGCSILMALFFLAAFFWASKNGQHDDVHTPGVRMLFDDDKPEEEG, from the coding sequence ATGAATATTTTGTATTTTTTAATAGGTTGCAGTATCCTGATGGCGCTCTTTTTTTTAGCAGCTTTCTTTTGGGCTTCAAAAAACGGTCAGCATGATGATGTTCATACCCCAGGGGTTCGTATGCTTTTTGATGATGATAAGCCGGAAGAAGAGGGTTGA
- a CDS encoding DoxX family protein: MKSTLFNSKAFSIDAGLLLLRLLAGGTMLSHGWAKLQNVMAGNLQFGDPIGIGTETSLYLAIFAEFLCALLLVLGFLTRIVLVPLMITMLVALLIVHAPDPFNVKELAFIYFGMFVVLFLTGPGKFSIDNKL; encoded by the coding sequence ATGAAATCAACACTTTTTAACAGCAAGGCATTTTCGATAGATGCGGGATTGTTACTATTGCGGTTATTAGCAGGAGGCACGATGCTCTCCCACGGCTGGGCAAAACTCCAGAATGTAATGGCGGGAAATCTTCAGTTTGGCGATCCCATTGGAATCGGCACTGAGACATCGCTTTACCTGGCCATATTTGCTGAGTTCCTGTGTGCGCTACTGCTGGTTTTAGGATTTCTAACGAGAATTGTGCTTGTACCACTGATGATAACAATGCTGGTGGCGCTGCTGATAGTACACGCTCCTGATCCTTTTAATGTTAAAGAACTAGCATTCATCTATTTTGGGATGTTTGTCGTTCTTTTTCTAACGGGACCCGGAAAATTTTCAATCGATAACAAACTGTAA